TAAGAACATCGAAGATTGGCTTCCGAACATCGAAACCTGTGATATTTTGAGCGATATTGGTTTTAACTTGCGGCCAGTTACATTTTTCATGGACCCCTTTTAAAATTGAGTATCCCTATGACCAATCGTTTCCTGATCATGGCTCTATGCCTATGCCTTTCTGTATCCGCATTTGCCTACAGAGACCCCAACAAAGCTCCTCACAAGGACTGGAGCACCGTATTAACCCGCAACAAAGTTGGAAAGAAGTACGTTTTTGACCGTTCTAAAAAAGGACAGTACAACCAAACGGAACTTACCTACCTGGGAAAAATCAAGACCAATGACGGCCGCATCTTTAAAGTGGTGACTTCTACCGTTTTCTTTGGTAATTCCCCGGCAGCTACCAACAAAGTAGTGGTATTCAACAGCAAGAACCAATATGTAGGCAATTATGCTTTTGGCGCTGATTTCAACCTGCCGAAGAAGATTGTAAACAACGAGCTGGTGTTCGATCATAAAGACACAGGCGGGCTTTGCGATCCTTCTGTGGTAAACCGCATCAGTTTCGAGGATGGTTTACCCAAGCAAATGTTTGTTGAGTGCAGAAATAAGCAAGGAGACCTGTACAGTTTTAGCGATTAAAAATTTACCCCAAACCGTAGTAAGAGCCCCTGGAGCAACTATTTGTTTTTCCAGGGGCGTTTCGATTAGGAGAGGCAGCTCAAGCTTCAAGCCACAAGCTGCAAGTAAATACCGGGTTAAAGCCTAAAGGTTAAAGGCTAAAGCCTTTAATACAAAAACCCGAATACGAAAATATATTTCGTATTCGGGTTTTGCATTATGCTTTTGGCTTTGGGCTTTTACCTTTTGGCTTTAGGCTTTCGCCTTTAAGCCTTTATGCTAGGCTTTTGCAGCAAGTGCAGTTTCGTATTTTTTCTTGGAAATAACGTATAGTGTACCGCCGCCGATTATCAGTAACACCGCAATAATCTCGGCCTGGGTGGGGTGAAAACCAAAAATGGAGTACTTGGTGTTAACCCTGATCTGTTCTACAAAAAAGCGTTCAATCCCATTTACTATAAGATATACGCCAAACAAAGTGCCCGGTGCTTTTAGCTTTTTTCGCAACGACCATAGTAACAGGAAGAGGAAAAAGGAAACCACCGTTTCATAAAAAGGCGTTGGGAATACCGGTATGGGCAACTGATTGCAGTATTGATCTCCGGTACAACCAGGTATAGGTGCACCTTCGTTTACCACGTTGTGCGGATAGGAATACGCAAACAGCCAGTCGGGCAACCAACCGGGGGCCTTTACACTGGCATGCGGAATTTCGGATGTATTCTGTACCTGGAAATTTCTTAAATAAAAGTTGCCGTGCGATTGCAGGGTGCGCTGAAACGTAGCGGTATCGGCCAGCACCACTTTTGATTTTGGTCCGGGCTCGGTTACATAAGCGCTGTTTAAAATACCCCAGTCGCCATCACCGGCCACCTGGCAACCGATACGGCCAAGCGAATAGGCCAGAATAAGTGCTGGTGCAATAGCATCGCACAATAGTGTGAAATTGATCTTATGTTTACGGGTATAGAACCAGATGGCTACGGCAGCGCAAATAAGTCCACCGTAAAAGGTTAACCCGCTGAATGATAACAATGCCTCGATGGGATTGGCTACAAAGTCGTTCCAGTTTTCGAGGTTATGGAAAATTTTCGCGCCCAGAAATCCAAACAGGGCGGCATAGATCACCAGGTCGCCTACCCGATCGTGTGGCCAGATGCGAATGGTGCGCTCTTCAGGCTTATCCAGTTTTTGTTTGTGTTTTTCCCACCATTTCAACCCGGCAAACAAAATACCCAGCCCTATACCTACCGGCCAGTTGCCATCCGCTGAAAAAATGAATTGTTGCGGGTCGCCGCTGGCGTTACCTGAAATAAATAAACCTATGATCTTATAGCCTAATAAAAAACCGAGCAAAAAGTTCAGCAACAACTCCCCTGCACTGGCTGGTTTGCCTACCACCATTTTAACATCCTGACCTGTTAACAAACCTGCTCTTTCCTTGCGTTTTAATTCAATGGTCAAAACATAGGCCGCAGCCAAAAAAGACAGGGCTACGAAAAAACCGAATGAATTGATGAAACGAAGTCCGCCAGGGGCTTTACCAAAAAAATCCTTAAAAGCGTAATATAGGTTTGGATACATGTATCAGGAATAGATTTTAATCTACCAATAAATTCAATAAAGGTGCAATGATAAGGAAACCAATTGACAATTGCCAATCGGTTCTCAAACCGGGGTCAGCCTGACTGCAAACGAACGTTCCGCATTTGCGAATTATTGCCTATTGACTATTGCAACAAAAAAACCCTCTCAGGAATGAGAGGGTTCATCACTATGAACAAAGCTGAATTAATCAGCTAAGAAATTTTTAACAATATTCTTCGAATGCTGCGATCAGGTTATGAGCGATCAATTGAGCGGGGCGGCCTTCGATCATATGTCTTTCGATGAAGTGCACCAACTGACCATCTTTAAACAGCGCAATAGCGGGTGAAGATGGCGGATAAGGCAATAAATGCTCGCGCAATTTCTTTACAGCATCAATATCGTAACCGGCAAAGCTGGTAGTTAAATGATCGGGCTTTTTTGCTGAGTTGGTTACCGCCATCAATACACCAGGGCGGGCTGAACCTGCTGAACAACCACAAACCGAATTGATCATTACCAGGGTTGTGCCTTTTGAGTTCAATTGATTATCAACTGCTTCTGAGGTTAACAGCTCCTGAAATCCGTTGTCTGTTAACTCCTCTTTCATGGGGAGTACTATTTCTGTTGGATACATTCTTGTATTTTTTAATTATTACGCAAAACTACGTAAAAAGTTCATTTATAACCGGTATCGGAATTTATGTCAGGTATAAATGGTCTTAACTGCTATTGTGTCTGTATTTTATTAATGGTTTCTGTCAATCCTGTCCGGTTTTTGGTCATTTTTTGCAATGGTACGCTGTTTGGGAAATAGGTACACGTACATCAAAATTTAAAAAACAATAAAATTTATAATTATGACAGTAAGACTGCACCATCCCGCCAGAAAATCATTCGATTCTGTAGTTGATGATTTCTTTAACTCAATTCCCGGTTTATGGAATGAAGGTTACAGCGGTATTAACCTGGCGCCGGTTAACATTGACGAAACTGCTGAAGGTTTTCAACTGGAAGTAAGTGTGCCCGGCATCAGTAAAGAAGAGATTAAGGTGAACGTTGATAAAGGCTTATTAACGATCAGCTACGATAAAAAAGACGAAAACAAATCCGAGGGTCAGAAATCTATTCGCCGCGAATTCAGCCGTAAAAGCTTTAAGCGCAGCTTCACTATAGCCGAGCAGGTAAATGCCGATGCTATAGAAGCTAAATACGAAAATGGTGTTCTGAGGCTCTTCCTGCCTAAAAAAGAGCAGGTGAAAGAAACACCTAAACAGGTAGTTGTTCAATAATAATAGTAAAAGAAATACTAAAGTTTTGGTTTCATAAGCAGTTGGTTTTGGTTTAACAAGCCATCCGCCTTTTGGCGGATGGTTTTTTTTGCGTTTTGCACTAACTTCGGCCCCCATGAGAGCACTTACCTTCTGTATCCGAAAGACGTTGGTATTGATCGTGCTATGTATATTTTCAGGCGTAGGGATGATAGTTGCACAGGAAAAGCAGCCGGTAGATAGCACATATCGCGGTCATAAACATGTTGACACGTTACCTTTTGTTATTGATTCCGCCGAGGTGGCTTTGCGGATCAAGAACCTCAATCCGTCATTTAATCTGCATGTAGATTCTTCACTTTTTTATAAGCTGGAGATAAACAAGGACCAATCCAAGTATTACTGGTTCCTGCGCAACCCCCCCGTGGGTCTGCGAATTAATAAGGATAACGGCCTGTTAACCTTCAAGGCGGAGAAATCCTATTTCCTTTCCGGTAAACTGAAATACGACTACCAGTACCGGGTGAGCGTGGGCGTACAGAACCTGGAAACTCCCGGTGATCACCTGGACACCGCTTTTTATATCACATTCTATAATACAGATATTATTCAGTCGAAGGTTAAACCCACTATTGGGTCAACCTTAACGATTGATGAGGGTGATACAGTTGCCTTTAAAATACAATGTGAGAATGGTAATTTTCCCATTGAGACAATTACCTTTTTTTCCAGCATGCCGGTGCGGGGCGCTACCCTGGTAAGAAAGTGTGATGATGATTTTATTTGGGCACCCGGATTTGATTTTGTAAAGGAATCGGACCCCGGTAAGCAAAGGACTGTTGTGCTGAGCTTTGTTGGCTCCAACAAGTTTGGTATTCGCGATACGGCCCAGGTTAAGATAATAGTGAATGACGCATTGAACTATCCATTGTCGGTGGAAGATTATAAGCTGACGGTGAATGTGATCAATAGTTATGTTTTGCGGCTGAAGTATACCTTCCTGCAGCTGGATAAAGGGGTGAAGAAAAACAAGGGTACCCGTACCACTTTTGATATCACCGGTTCTACAACCGCTTTAACAGGCAGTATTCTGGCTTCTTCGCAGCCAAACAGCCAGATTGGTAAGGTAATGCCAAGTGTGGGTGTTTCGCTGGTGCCGGTAAAGGAAGCCGTAGCCCCCATAAAAAACACGGAGCAAAACCAGGCATCGCAGATCCGTTCAACAGTTAAAAGGCTGGAGTATATGGTAAGCGACAATGCCACTGTTGGCGAACGCGATCCTGATATTGCCAAGAAAACCGCCAAGCTGAAAGAAGAATTAAAACAGGCGCAGGTACAGCTGGTTGATATTCCTATTGAGATCACCAGCGGCATGAGCGAAAAGGAACTGAACGATTATTTTAACAGTAAAAAGGTGATGAAGAAATATCGCCTGAAGAAGTAGACAGCTAATGTGCT
The Niastella koreensis GR20-10 genome window above contains:
- a CDS encoding Hsp20/alpha crystallin family protein; amino-acid sequence: MTVRLHHPARKSFDSVVDDFFNSIPGLWNEGYSGINLAPVNIDETAEGFQLEVSVPGISKEEIKVNVDKGLLTISYDKKDENKSEGQKSIRREFSRKSFKRSFTIAEQVNADAIEAKYENGVLRLFLPKKEQVKETPKQVVVQ
- a CDS encoding prolipoprotein diacylglyceryl transferase translates to MYPNLYYAFKDFFGKAPGGLRFINSFGFFVALSFLAAAYVLTIELKRKERAGLLTGQDVKMVVGKPASAGELLLNFLLGFLLGYKIIGLFISGNASGDPQQFIFSADGNWPVGIGLGILFAGLKWWEKHKQKLDKPEERTIRIWPHDRVGDLVIYAALFGFLGAKIFHNLENWNDFVANPIEALLSFSGLTFYGGLICAAVAIWFYTRKHKINFTLLCDAIAPALILAYSLGRIGCQVAGDGDWGILNSAYVTEPGPKSKVVLADTATFQRTLQSHGNFYLRNFQVQNTSEIPHASVKAPGWLPDWLFAYSYPHNVVNEGAPIPGCTGDQYCNQLPIPVFPTPFYETVVSFFLFLLLWSLRKKLKAPGTLFGVYLIVNGIERFFVEQIRVNTKYSIFGFHPTQAEIIAVLLIIGGGTLYVISKKKYETALAAKA
- a CDS encoding BrxA/BrxB family bacilliredoxin — encoded protein: MYPTEIVLPMKEELTDNGFQELLTSEAVDNQLNSKGTTLVMINSVCGCSAGSARPGVLMAVTNSAKKPDHLTTSFAGYDIDAVKKLREHLLPYPPSSPAIALFKDGQLVHFIERHMIEGRPAQLIAHNLIAAFEEYC